In one window of Musa acuminata AAA Group cultivar baxijiao chromosome BXJ3-2, Cavendish_Baxijiao_AAA, whole genome shotgun sequence DNA:
- the LOC103975564 gene encoding ribose-phosphate pyrophosphokinase 4, whose product MAIAAAAAAAVSSPNPCYRPGNPRLPHQQETAASATLIVKPKSAIFGRRALSSFLYDSQRNDHGRTGGLPIRSEMTTESATSDDPGFADRGAGLHHIPRISPLMAASPAVASSVALPPKRYKKSVCLFYCEEMRELAERVALESDSIYLRSISWRKFEDGFPNLFIPNAHGIRGQHVAFLASFSSPGVIFEQLSVIFALPRLFISSFTLVLPFFPTGSYERMEDEGDVATAFTLARTLSNIPISRGGPTSLVIFDIHALQERFYFGDSVLPCFESGVPLLKNRLQQLPDSENISIAFPDDGAWKRFHKQLQHFPMIICNKVREGDQRIVRLKEGDPRGRHVVIVDDLVQSGGTLIECQKVLAAHGAERVSAYVTHGIFPNRSWERFNNDNGVGPSNGLSYFWITDSCPLTVKEVKNRPPFEILSLAGEISAALQI is encoded by the exons ATGGCGattgcagcggcggcggcggcagcggtttCCTCCCCCAACCCCTGCTACCGCCCTGGAAACCCTCGCCTACCACATCAACAGGAAACAGCGGCTTCGGCGACACTCATCGTCAAGCCCAAATCGGCCATATTCGGGAGACGAGCACTGTCTTCTTTCCTCTATGATTCCCAGCGGAATGATCACGGAAGGACTGGGGGACTTCCTATTCGGTCAGAGATGACGACGGAGTCGGCGACGAGCGATGATCCAGGGTTTGCCGATAGAGGCGCGGGTCTTCACCACATCCCACGGATCTCCCCTCTTATGGCGGCGTCCCCGGCGGTTGCCTCCTCCGTTGCGCTGCCTCCGAAGAGGTACAAGAAGAGCGTTTGCCTCTTCTACTGCGAGGAGATGAGGGAGCTCGCCGAGCGCGTTGCCTTGGAGAGCGACTCCATCTATCTGCGTAGCATCTCTTGGAG GAAATTTGAGGATGGTTTCCCAAATTTATTCATCCCAAATGCTCATGGCATTCGTGGCCAACATGTAGCATTCTTGGCCTCATttagctctcctggagtaattttTGAGCAGCTGTCTGTCATCTTTGCGTTGCCAAGGTTGTTTATCTCATCATTTACACTCGTTCTTCCCTTTTTTCCAACTGGATCTTATGAACGTATGGAAGATGAAGGGGATGTTGCAACAGCTTTTACCCTTGCTAGAACTTTGTCAAACATTCCAATATCAAGAGGTGGACCAACTAGTTTGGTCATTTTTGACATTCATGCCCTGCAG GAGAGATTCTACTTTGGAGACTCCGTCTTGCCATGCTTTGAGAGTGGGGTGCCTTTGCTAAAGAATAGACTTCAGCAACTACCGGATTCTGAAAAT ATATCTATTGCTTTTCCAGATGATGGTGCATGGAAGCGATTCCATAAGCAACTTCAACATTTTCCAATG ATTATTTGCAACAAAGTTAGGGAAGGTGATCAACGAATTGTACGTCTAAAAGAGGGTGATCCTAGAGGCCGTCATGTTGTTATAGTTGATGACTTGGTGCAATCAGGTGGTACTCTGATTGAATGCCAG AAAGTATTGGCTGCTCATGGGGCAGAGAGAGTCAGTGCCTATGTGACCCATGGTATCTTCCCTAATAGGTCATGGGAGCGATTCAATAATGACAATGGAG TGGGTCCATCAAATGGATTGAGCTACTTCTGGATAACTGATTCGTGCCCACTCACAGTAAAGGAAGTAAAGAACAGACCTCCCTTCGAAATTTTAAGCCTTGCTGGTGAAATTTCTGCTGCTCTTCAAATATAG